Sequence from the Cuniculiplasma divulgatum genome:
GAGATTCATTTCAAAGCCTCAAGGGCAGTTTCACGCAACTCCCCATTCCTACACCTGAATCCGGCATAACCAGATTTAGCGGACACAGTTTAAATCTTATGGCATTTTTTTCATTTTAAGTTCGATCAATGTTGAATATACCTGGCATTCACCCAGGAAATAATATATCCAAATATTTGATAAAATCACTAACACTGAAATGGGAAGAACCAAATTTTTAAGCCAGACGGGAATTATGTGGACAATGGATAATGCAGAGCAGTTTGAACAGGACCTTATGAGGTTTGGACTAAGCAAATATGAAAGCAAGGTCCTTATTGCTTTGCTAGTCCACGGTCCTCAGACGGCGTCAGGGGTTGTTAAATTGTCTGGAATTCCTCAGCCCAGGATTTATGACGTTTTTTCGTCGCTTTCAAGAAAAGGATTTGTAGAATCAACATCAGGCAGGAAAAAGCTGTACAGGGCTATTCCCGTACAGTCTTCCCTTGGGAAATATGTAAATGACATGGATAAATTTGTGAAGAGACTTGATGTAGAAATAGAGAGTATTAAAAGCATCAAACCAGTTAAGGCGTATTATATATGGACAATTGAGGGTCCACAAAATATAGACGCTAGAATAGAATCGATGGTTCATCAGGCCAGAAGCGAAATAATACTATCGGTAGATCGACGAAAACTTAGAAATAACCTCCAGGCCATCCGAAATGCATCTGATCATGGGATTACGGTGGCACTCGTTGTGTTTGATGATGTTGATCAGGAAACGATCAACCTGATTCCGAGTGACGTGATTGTTAACCGGAGAGCAGGACGTGCTGCAGAAATAGTAATGGTGGATCGGGCCCTTGGCCTTGTTGATCTGGGCATTGCTGACGACCCGGAAGATTATGCCATATATTTTGATGATAATAAGATGCTTCATCTTCTCAGTTATTATTTTTATTTGATGGTATGGCAGAACAACCGGGACACACTTAGAATTCCAAAGTTAAGTCATTACACCCTGAACAATATCTGGCTTACCTGCGAGATCATAGATTCTTTCATCAAGGACAATATATCTTTGTCAGGCGAAGTAGATGGAATTATGAACGGAACAGCAATTCATCTGATTGGGAAAGTGACTGGAACTAAGGTTCTACCAGGAGTCCAACAGACTTTTTTCCTCGAATGCGCTGATCGCACATACTCTGTAGGTGGCAAAACAGCGGTAATAGAGGATGTCAGAATGTCTAAGATCACGCTGAAAATGCAGTATGGAAAATGATCTGTTTCAGTTAACAGTAGGAATACTACTAAATAGTGTTTAAGATAATGTTTTAATAATATACGGAATAATCGATAGGAATGTTACCCAATGGTTTTAAATTAGGTTTTTCTGAAAGCGGTTTTCAATTTGAAATGGGCTTATCAGATCCGGATACAAATTCAGACTGGTATGCGTGGTGTCATGATAGGAGGAATATGGATCTTGGCTATGTATCCCGAGATTTACCGGAAAATGGGGTTGCATACTGGGACAAGTTTCAAGAAGATCATGACTTGGCTTCATCCATTGGGATGAATGCGGCCAGGCTGGGCATCGAGTGGTCAAGAATTTTTCCAAAGCCAACCTATGATGTGAAGCTGAATGCAGAATTCAGCAAGGGAAGGATGATATCTGCTGAAATAGAAGATAATGAGCTGGAAAAACTTGACAAAATAGCGAATTCAGCCGCTTTAAACCATTACAGGAGGATATTTGAGGACTGGAAGAACCGTAATAAATTTCTCGTCATAAACCTGTATCACTGGTCGATCCCCATTTGGTTGAACGATCCTTCTCGCATACCATATGATCAGAAAGAGAGGGCACTTGGGGGATCATTTGACAGAGAAGTAACACTGGAATATCTGAAGTATGCAGCGTATATAGCATGGAAGTTCGATGATCTGGCCGATATGTGGTCAACAATGAATGAACCAAACATGGTATTCCAATACTGTTCCACGGACCGAAGTAGGAAAGCAACCGATCAGCGAAAGAGAGACTTTGCAGAGGCACACGCTAGGGCATATGACCTTATAAAGAGAATATCAAAGAAACCTGTTGGAGTTATTTACGCCAATGGGGACCTTCAGCCTCTCTCTCCGTCGGATGAGGAGGCAGTTAAGCTGGCAAGATACAATATACGCTTCTCATTTTTTGATTACATCATCAGGGGAGATGGTCAGTGGCTCTCTACCAAGGATGGTGGTGAATCCGGTGTTCCTGATATCATGGACGACATGGTTGGAAAGACGGACTGGATAGGTGTAAATTACTACAGTAGAGATATGGTCAGGAGTAATGGCGCCGGATGGGAGATAGTTCCCGGATACGGCCACGCTACAGGTCAGCAGCCTCTTTCCCTTGACGGTAGATCCGTAAGTGAGACCGGTTGGGAAATATATCCTGAAGGAATTTACAATGTTGTTATGGAATATCAGAAAAGATATTCAGTTCAAATGATGGTGACTGAGAATGGCATGGCTGATGCTACGGACAAATTCCGCCCGAGATACCTGGTTTCACACATCAGCCAGCTAGAAAGAGCCATTGAGGACGGGGCGAACCTTAAGGGATATTTTCACTGGGCACTGACGGATAATTTTGAATGGGCCAGTGGTTTCTCGAAGAAATTTGGCCTTTTCGGCGTTGATCTGAGGACAAAACAGAGACAGCTCAGGCCAAGCGCACTTATATTCTCAAGATTGTCAGAAAACAATGGGGTTCCTGATAATCTTCGCTGGATGACTGAAGAGAAGATATAGTAGCGGGATAACCAATGGGTGAAAATGTATGTCTATAATTTCCACTGAAAAAATAACAAAAGTATTCGTGAAGAGGACGGGTTACCTGAGCAGGGAAAATGTCGTTGCTCTTGATAGGGTCACCGTAGAGCTTAATAGCAAGGAGATTGTGGGAATAGTTGGTGCCAGTGGAAGTGGTAAAAGCACACTTGCAAAAACTCTCGTATTAATGCACAAACCAGATTCAGGAAAAGTCCTTTACAATGGAAAGCCCATAGATTTCAAGAAGAGTCGGGAAATCAGTGCATACAGAAAGAAGGTGCAAATGGTTTTTCAGGATCCCTATGCATCCCTGGATCCAAACCACGACGTGGAATGGCATATAAAGAGGCCTCTTCTTCTTCACAGATACTCGGGCAACATGGACAATAGAGTTGATGAACTTCTTGAGATGGTTACTCTTCATCCGGCACATTACTACAGGAAGAAATTTCCATATCAACTGTCCGGTGGACAGAGGCAGAGAGTCTACCTTGCAAGAGTCCTTGCCCTGGAACCGGAGGTCGTCATAGCAGATGAACCTGTGTCCATGCTTGACATGTCGGTGAGGATAGATATCCTTTCTCTCATAACAAAGCTTCGGGATACACTGGGCCTTTCCTTCTTTTACATAACACATGATCTGAATACAGTAAGCTACCTGACGGATAGAATCTATGTAATAGAAAATGGTTCCGTTGTTGAACAGGGCCCCACTTCCCAGATTCTGGCAAATCCCAGAACAGATTATACTAAGAGCCTCATCCAGGCAGCCCCGGATCCGTATAAGAGAATTGAGCCATACGGTGGAACAGACACTGGATCAGTTGTGTATGGTGAACAGGTCCTGAAGGTAAAGGAACTTTCGGCGGGATACCACACAAGCGATGGATTTGTGGACATACTCAGTGATCTGAATTTCAATGTTTCCCGTGGAGAAATCTTTGGCATTGCTGGAGAGTCTGGTTCTGGCAAGAGCACCGTTGCACAGGCTGTTTTCTCAATGCTTGACTATCCAGGCGAGATTACCCATGGTACGGTTGAGGTCAACGGCGAGAACATTTACAATTATTCGGAAAACAAGTTAAGATCGTCAAGGGGAAAAAGAATGTCATATGTACCTCAAGCCGCAATGAACTCCCTTAATCCGGTGAGGAGAATTGAAGATCAGTTCATTGATCTTTTCATGGCCCACAATATAGATATGGAAGATTATCACAGGAAGTTTGTGGACAAACTTTCTCTTGTCCGCCTCAATGAATCTGTCCTCAGGCTTTTTCCCTATGAACTGAGTGGTGGGATGAGGCAGAGGGTCGTTATCGCTATGGCGCTGCTTCTTGATCCCACCCTGATAATTTTCGATGAGCCAACTACAGGTCTTGATGTACTTGTGGAATACGAGATTCTCAGGGACATCAAAAGCATTCAGCGGAAGCTTAACCTTACCATTGTTTTCATAACACACGATCTATCCATCCTTTTTGAGATTGCTGACAGGATTGGCGTAATGTATGGTGGAGAATTTGTCGAGATGGGGAATGTAAAAGAGCTGCTAGCTAGCCCACACCATCCATATACCTATTTGCTCATAGGTAGTATTCCCAGGATCGGCATACCGAAGGATAAAGTGATGAGGATACCAGGAACATCACTTGACTTCAGGTCTCCTAGAACAGGTTGCCTCTTTTCTGACAGGTGCCCATTTGCTGCCCCGGAGTGTAAGGTTACGCATCCTGATTTTGTGCAAGCTAAAGATAATCCAGTGCATTATTACCGGTGTATCAGGTATCCAGAATGGAAAAAGGCTGCTCCCATGCCAATAAAAAGTTAAAAATTTTTGAGAATTCGTAAAATTTTGGGATTTTAGAATCAATATTTCCTCAGCGATGGATTCGAGACCTCGTCAACTCCAAAATTTATCAGTACAAAAGTAAACATCAGGAGAGAAATGAGTATACTGGGAGGCATTATCCACCACCATTCTCCGGTAATGTATGCCTGATTATTTATTGCCCAGTATAGTGTCGTTCCGAGGTTTACTTCAAGAAGATTACCCACACCAAGATACTCCACAAAGGTCAGGCCCATGACGCCATAAATTGCAGTGAAAAAGAAGTTTGAAACGATTATAGGTAACATGGCCCTTATTATCTGCCTGAAAATTATGCTCAATCTTTTTTCTCCTATTAGAAGAGATGAAGTTATGAAATCATTCTTTGCCGTGGAGAGTGCTTGAGATCTCAGGGTACGTGCCCCCCAAGCCCATCCTGTGAGGGATAGGATCACAATCATGGCAATATATCCAAGAGACGTGTGATCTCCAAGGAAGAAGGCTCCGAAAAGCATTATGATTACGATTCCAGGTATGACAAGGAATACATTGGTAACAGCATTTATGGCGGAACTCACTCCCTCGGATGAAAAACCCGCAGACAGTCCTGCAAGTACGGATATCCCGGTTGCAATTATACCGGTAAGAAAGCCCACGGCAAGTGTTGGTCCAATTCCGGTGAGGATCTGCGAGAAAACGTCCTGACCGTATGCTGTGGTACCCAAAGGATGTGCAAGTGAAGGGGGGAGATTTGCCGCAAATTCATATGCAGTAGGACTGTATGGACTTAAGAGTCCACCGAAAATGCCTATGAATATGTATGCGATGAGTATTATCAGGCCAATTTTAGATTTCCTGTTACCCAACAACAGTCTTATGGTTGTACTGTGAGTGAATGCACTTATGGCATCAAAGAGGGACTGTTTTTTAATTTTGGAACCTACTGTGGCTTCCATACTCATATCATCCAACCTCCTGCCTTATCCTCGGGTCTAGGATGCCGTAGAGGATATCAACAATGAAATTAGCAACAAGAACAGCTATAATTACAAGAAGGAATATGCCTTGTATCAAAGGGTAATCCAGTGAATCTATTGCTGTGATCATGTATAATCCTATACCGGGGTATGAGAATATCTCCTCCTCCAAAAGGACACCGGTGACAGAAAATCCAAGAGACATTGCAAATCCTGTAAGGTTTGGCAGAAGAGCATTTCTATAAGCGATCCTGTTGATCTGGCTCTTCCTGAATCCCAGTGATCTGGAAAACTTGATGAAATCGCTGTTCAGTGATGGGATGATATTATTCCTCAATCCAATCACCCAACCTCCCAGTGATGTAAGAATGATGGTAAGCAACGGAAGTATTGAATGATATATCACACTCACAATGAATGGAAAGTTTAGACCCGGGGTAACAGATCTCCCGTAGGCTTCTCCAATTGGGAAGAGGGGCAGCTCAACAGAGAATATCAAGAGAAGTATGAAACCGAGAACAAATGCAGGGAATGACTGAAAGAATAGTGTTGTTATATCTATTATCACATCCTTCCTTGCGTTCCTGTTGAGTCCCGCATATCTTCCAAGTCTGTTCCCCATAAAGAACGATATAACCGTTGCAGTAACAACAAGATAGAGAGTCCACGGAAGTGCAGTTAGCAAAATTGATGAAACCGGTTCAGGGAAATATGAGAGGGACACGCCAAGATTTCCGTGGAAGAGAGCCACGAGATAATGGAAGTACTGAACCAGTATGGGAGCATTGGATATTCCGTACTCGACCTCAAGCTGGTGCAGATAAGCGGGACTTATGGATGTTGCACCCTCCCTTACGAGCGTTGAGTACACAACTTCTGCAGGATTTCCGGGAAGCAATCTTGGAAGTATAAAATTAACTGTCAGGGCAGAAAATAAGACTACGATAAATGTGATAGTCTTCTTTATTATGTATACATAGGGAATACCTGGCTTACGCCTCACGTTTGAACTCATTTCGTTGTTCCCGCCAGTTATTTTACTTTCAATATTTTGTGGATAATCTGCCATATTTCTCTATCCGCCCTGTATTATTGATAATTCATAGGCCATGAAAGTTCTCATGCCACATGAAGTAAAGAACTTTAAAGTGAATAAAAGATTATGTTCTTGGTAAATAAGTGTCAATGTATCTATTCCTCTTTTTCTTTGCCTTTCCCTCCGTTCTTCTTTCTTGACCTTGATACCATTGTTCCGTAGACCCCGCCTATTATAACCACAGCAGCCACTACGCCACCGATTATATAGTAGTCATCGGCAGACAATGCAAATGTGGATTTTGACGGCGACGATTTTACATAGAGATGCAGTGCAACAACTTCCATTATCCCAGGGTCCCACGAAAGAGGTATCCAGTAATTATTGCTTGGGGTAACAAAACCACCTATGGTTTTGTTGACATATTCATACCAGTCGGCAGAATAGACCAGCGATATGACTGGCATATCTTTCAGCATCACTCCTGCCATGTCGTTTATCAGCTGTTTCTGAGTTGCCGGGTTACTTGTACTCCTGAACGACTCGTATGCTCTATAGAAACCTGTGCCAGAACTGTTCCATCTCATCTCGTTGGTTAGCGCCGCTGTTCCAAGCGCTGGAACAGGACCACCAATTCCAGTATAGTCATACCAGGGGTTGGGGCCTGCGCTGGTCACGACTTCCTGTGCCATCTGGAAATTCCCAGTGGCGATATCCTGAGTAACCTCAGTACTGGTAGGCGTAACTATATTAACATTCAGACCTATGCTCTTGAGGTTTTGTGATATTATGGACACGTCGGAATCCCAATCTGTATAACCGGCAACAGTCATGAGCGTAATGGTGGGAATCTCCGTGCCATTCTGGGCGTAGAGTCGACCACCACTCATATAATACCCGTGGCTTTCCAGTATTGAAAGCGCCTCGCTTGTGTTGTACTGAGCCAAACTTTTTGAAAGATTCTGATTTGTGCTGTTAAGCCAGAATTCCTGCTGCTGCATTATATTTGCAGCATTTGCAGGCTGCTCATATCCGTATTCTCCAATGCTGGAAATCTGGGTCCTGTTTATTGACAGGCTTAAAGCAACCCTAAAAAATGACTGGTTGAATGGCCATTCAAGATCATTTGTAAGCAGGTTAACTGTCTGACCCTGTGGGAAGAAGTAGTGGTTGTATGTCGGATCCTTGTTCACAAACAGAGATGTTATGTTTGGGGAGAAAACAGGTGCCCAGTCAACCTGACCATCAGCAAGAGCAAGAACGAGAGCATTGTTACTTGTGTAATCAATGTATTCAATTTTTGGTATATGTGGTTCATTTGGCTGCCAGTAATGGGTGTTCTTCACAAGTATAATTTCCTGTGGACTGAAGCTGCTCAATACATATGGACCGGTTCCGATAGGGTTCGTTATGACCTGCTTCAGAGGACTGGTTACTCCCTGCCACTGACTCTCAGGAAGGATCCAGTTCGAGGCAATATAGAAAAAGTCAGGAACATCAGCGGTCTTGAAGTTAAAAATGACAGTGTAATTCCCCATTGCCTTTACACTGGAAAGATAGGAATATTCGTTGATATCTTGCATTTCCATATTGAATGTGAAAACAACATCGGTAGCGTTAAAAGGATCTCCATTTGAAAATGTGACATTCTGCCTGAGGTGGAATGTGAGAACGGTATCATTGGCACTCCAACTATAATTTGTCGCAAGCCATGGTATTGCGGTTCCATTATAGGCGTTAATTTGGTACAAGGGCTCGTAGAACAGAGAATCTATACCAGATGGTGGATTATATGGACTGAATGGATTAAAATCATCGACATAGGCAGGAGAAGGACCTGGCGATATGTACAAAGTATCACTGCTCGTCTGAATAGTTGTATTTGTAGCGGAAGTGAGAACAGAAGATCGAGCATTCAATAACGATGCATTCGATCCAGCAGCAGTGGTAACAACAGAAACACTCAACATAACCATAATGGCTGTAATCACGACGGCAATTAATGCCTTATGAACATTCTTCATTTTTTGTTCCTCCGGGTCTGAGAGTGTATCCTAAGTCTCGTTTATAAAAATAACCTTATACCCTGTACAGTAGTAAATAATAAAATAAATATTCCGATTTTAGTGCACTATGATAGAAAATTCTATTGGATGAGTGATTAGGGGAGAGTCAAGCATGAATATCCCTTTAAATCATCATTAGGATAATTCATATGTATGCAATGAAGAAAAAGGCTATCAGCCCAGTGGATCTGGAAGTGAGGTTTTTAGTTACAAAACACAGCGCAAGAATGATTCTGCTATGTACAAGGAAATAATTCAAGATAGAGACATAACCAAATACATCGTATCCTACAATTCATTCAATTTTGCCAACGGTCTTGCAGGGAGCTTCCTCAACATTCTCTTTTTCAGTGCCGGAAATTTAGCTACTGTCATTGAATACCAGCTAGCCTATCAGATTTCACAACTCCTTTCCTTCATCCTGTCAGGTATTATGGCCAACTACATACAGACTAAATTCATATATTCGCTAAGTTCACCATTAAGGGCTGTTTCACTCATAGGCTCGGTTCTTATTGGGGGTATCTTCATGAATCAGTTCTTCTTTGGACTGATCTATGGGATTTCAAGTGGACTGTTCTGGGCCGGAAATGCCATCATATCCATGGAAGTAAGCAGAGGTAAGGATAGACTGGCTTTTCTATCCTTCAATTCGACTGTGGCATATATCTCTTCACTGGTATCGCCAATAATTGGAGGCGTTGCGCTGGAAATTACCCCATTCACGGGTACAATGCGGTATGTTGCTGTGTTCGCCGCAACTGCCGCGTTACTGGTATATTCCGGAGCCAGTGGACTTTTGCTCAATGTAACCGAAAGGGAACATCCAAAAATAAAATTCCTGGATTCCATCAGAGCGAATAAACTGATAAAATGGCAATACAAAAGCTATTTTTACTTTTCATCCTTCTACGGGCTTGCCCTTTCCATAATACTCCCAGTATACATTTTTAAGATAACTGGTAGCTATACCATGGTGGGGATATTGGTGGCATCGATGGCGGCATCAAGTGCCCTGGGAAACATCTTTACGCCGCGTATGCTGAACCGCAATTCAAACAGTCTGCTCCCATACTTGTATTCCATATTCATTATACTCGTATCCACAGTCTTTATTGGCAATCTCAATATGCCCATTGCTGTATTATTTTTGGCAGGAGATGTGGCACTCCTCTTAACTGCGCCTATGAACAACAGATCAATGTCCAATTTCATGAATTCGGTTGATCTGTTAACTACATCATTTCCATACTGGATAAACCGTGAATATTACCTGCTGGCCGGGAGATACACTGTATTGATAACTCTACTTATGGTCTTTGTTATATCAGGTTTCACCCATTCCCTCTACGTATTGACCATAATGTCTCTGACAGTTCTGCCAACGATTCCAGCTATCAATGCCACTTCGCAGCTTTGACAGGAAATAGTTCCCCTGATTTCTGAAACGCAATTCATTCATATCGCGAGCTCAGTGGCATTCTTGATCTCAATGTTGTTAAGTATTACATGAGCTGATTGAAAACCCAATATACTACTTATGACGTTTCCGCAAACAATTGCTTAACAGATCATTCTCATTTGAAATGAGGTCATGAAAAATATGCCGTATTCTGACAAATCAAAATTCATCATCTTCCATATCATCATCGTTATCCATATATTCATCGTCTTCCTCTTGCTCAGAATACATGTTTTCCAGTTGCGAGTGATAGGGATAAAGTTCTGGATTGAAAAACTCACCATAGGCCTCCATGAATCCATCCTTCTTGCTTGATTTTCTCCCTTCCAGGGTTTGAAAAAGCCGGTTCATTGGAACAGCCATTTCAATGGCCTCAAGTGGAATAAAGCCTTCAGGTTTCTTCAGCTTTATGCGTCCCAGAGCTATCTGGCACATCTTGTGGTCCACATATTCAATTGGAAAGCTATCTCTTGCTTTCTCTATGGATTTGATTGCTTTCATGTTCTGCTGCCTAACAAGCGCTTCAAGAATGTGAAGTAGATCGAAAAAGCTGTATTTCCATCCGTAGACGGAGGGATCAAATGGTCCGTCAGGCATATTTGAAATATAATCATCAAGCAAGCCGGTCAGGTATGAAACAGAGGCACCGCTCCTGATGCTGCCTATGCAAAGAAGGATGGAGTCTATGGTATGCTCCAGTGGCTTCCTCTGTTCAAAGGACATCTGGGTTATCTGGTCAATCCTGGTAAGGAGATATGGAACAGCATCCTTCCCAATGTTGGGTGAGATGAGCTGCGATATTTCGCTGTTGTATTTCTCGTTATCAAGCAGTTCAACAAGCTTCCTTGCTGGTTCATCGCCCCCGACACCAGATAGAATGAAGCAGCCCAGGATGTAAGCAGGATTGTCCTCATTGCTGACCAGATCCAGGGCGAGGGCGGCTGTGGCCTCCCGAAACTCTATGATGCGTGCCGCCAGTTCCTCCGCGTCCATTCTGCTCTTTTCAGTGTTTTCTTCAGCAAGTTTCAGCATTCTGCTGAACAGCGTTTCAGGATCTTCCTTCTCCTCATAACTTTCCTTATTCTTCGTGATTGATCCGGACTTTTTGCTTCCTTTCCCATTCTTCAATCTACCCACCTCAGCACCAGCTACCCATCACATTGTACACCGATAGAATCAACATCAGCCGACCTTTCCCCTATGAGTTAAATACTGTTCAAATTCCTCAATCATCCATTTAATAGCTTCCTCATTGTCCAGCCACAGTGCCCCGCATGACCTCGCATAGGAACCTGCTTCATCAGGCTGCCCTGGCGTTATGTAGTTAGACGTGCCGGGAATGTCAACGGCTCCAGCCGGCATGGCGGGAACATATATATTTGAAGAAAACGCCTTCCTCAAGGCGGTCTTTGATTCAATTGTGACACCTGATTTCCTGAATAACAGCAGTGATCGATTATAGTCCCAGTCCGCACCATCCTCATCATAGGTGTTCAGCAATTCCTCAGCCTTATTCGCACTGCCCTCAATCATATATATGAGCAGTAACGAATATCTCACGCCCTGGTTGTCATCTGGATTCAGTTCCAGCAGTTCTTCATAGATGTTCTTCGCCTCATCCATTCTGCCAGAATTCCATAGAGAGAGCAAGGCCTTCCTGAGCACGCATATATGGCCTTGTCCCTAGGATCTTCCAAAAATCTCCTCTATATTCGGTGAAGGCTTTCTCGCCAAGGGTTTTTCTTGCCGCAGTAGAGGCTTTGCGGTAAAGATCTATCTTAGTTTGTGGATTCTTCTCCAGTTCCGCTAAGATCACGTAAGCATCGGCGCAATTCTCAGAGATGTCAATATCCTTCAGGGCCATTTCCTTCCTGGCATTCCCAGTTTTCTGGCATGCATCATATGCCATCATCTGTGCCCTGTCCTCCGGACTTTCAGGCACGTAACTGTTAAGCTTCTCAGAGTTGTATATTTTTTCAATGAATTCATTGGCATCCCCAGCTGTTTCGAATTTTTCCCTGTCCATAAACTTGTGCATAATCCATGTGCTCTTTTCCATTACCCTTCTATCAATATTTTCCATGGGTACATTTTTGCTTGCGTGTGAGCCCCCCATCTTCTTCCGTGCCATTCTCTTTCTCTTGGCGGATCCCATTTTCAATCCCCCCTGATAATCTGAGTGCTGAACATTTCACTACAAAACTGACAGTGCTTAAAATATATTTCATGCACATCTTTCTTACAGCATGACAGCGGCGCAGCCCACAGGCTTTCCATGAGAATCGGGAATAGCTGGCACAATCTTTCTAATTCTTCGGAATATGCTTGTGTAGGAGACAGCTGTTATTCCGGTGATCCTTGCAAATATCCTGGCAATTCCCTCCAGTGATCTGAAGGGAATGCTGTACATTGCCCTGAGTTTTGCTAGGAATGTTATGAATGCATTTGGCGTCCTGTAGGGATGGCCTCTCTTTCCACTGTTGTTATCTGCAAGGAGCAGCTTCCAGTCCATGAGGAATGAAGTATCAAGGAGATCCTCAATCCTGTCCACCAGGGACCTGTTGTACCTGTCATACCTTCTGTCCGAACCGATCCAATATCTTCTTTTGCTTCTATTGCCTGTAGCAGTGATTGGCTTTGGTGTCATACAAACCAATCACCCCCCTGTATTTCATTATACAGGGGAATTATGCAACAAACTTTTTGGAAGTAAAAGCACGACAAATATGAAATATTTTTATCATTGTATATGCTTAGCTTTTTATGATCCCTGTTTATAGTCCCTTTAGTTCCTTGGGCAGCACCTCTGCTAGCATATCAAATTCAAACATCGTTTCAATGAATAAGGTCAAACCAAAAGTTTCAATGAATGAGACTGGCAACAGAATATATATTGACTTTGGAGGTATTGCGAATAACTGGATATACGCTGATTCCGATGTGGAAGTAGGCCTGTCTGATGGCTTTAGAATTTCATATATTGCCATAGAATTCAAGAAGAAACTTAGTCAAGAAGAACAGGAATACCTCAAAGAAGCT
This genomic interval carries:
- a CDS encoding ABC transporter ATP-binding protein; translation: MSIISTEKITKVFVKRTGYLSRENVVALDRVTVELNSKEIVGIVGASGSGKSTLAKTLVLMHKPDSGKVLYNGKPIDFKKSREISAYRKKVQMVFQDPYASLDPNHDVEWHIKRPLLLHRYSGNMDNRVDELLEMVTLHPAHYYRKKFPYQLSGGQRQRVYLARVLALEPEVVIADEPVSMLDMSVRIDILSLITKLRDTLGLSFFYITHDLNTVSYLTDRIYVIENGSVVEQGPTSQILANPRTDYTKSLIQAAPDPYKRIEPYGGTDTGSVVYGEQVLKVKELSAGYHTSDGFVDILSDLNFNVSRGEIFGIAGESGSGKSTVAQAVFSMLDYPGEITHGTVEVNGENIYNYSENKLRSSRGKRMSYVPQAAMNSLNPVRRIEDQFIDLFMAHNIDMEDYHRKFVDKLSLVRLNESVLRLFPYELSGGMRQRVVIAMALLLDPTLIIFDEPTTGLDVLVEYEILRDIKSIQRKLNLTIVFITHDLSILFEIADRIGVMYGGEFVEMGNVKELLASPHHPYTYLLIGSIPRIGIPKDKVMRIPGTSLDFRSPRTGCLFSDRCPFAAPECKVTHPDFVQAKDNPVHYYRCIRYPEWKKAAPMPIKS
- a CDS encoding ABC transporter permease codes for the protein MADYPQNIESKITGGNNEMSSNVRRKPGIPYVYIIKKTITFIVVLFSALTVNFILPRLLPGNPAEVVYSTLVREGATSISPAYLHQLEVEYGISNAPILVQYFHYLVALFHGNLGVSLSYFPEPVSSILLTALPWTLYLVVTATVISFFMGNRLGRYAGLNRNARKDVIIDITTLFFQSFPAFVLGFILLLIFSVELPLFPIGEAYGRSVTPGLNFPFIVSVIYHSILPLLTIILTSLGGWVIGLRNNIIPSLNSDFIKFSRSLGFRKSQINRIAYRNALLPNLTGFAMSLGFSVTGVLLEEEIFSYPGIGLYMITAIDSLDYPLIQGIFLLVIIAVLVANFIVDILYGILDPRIRQEVG
- a CDS encoding ABC transporter permease; its protein translation is MSMEATVGSKIKKQSLFDAISAFTHSTTIRLLLGNRKSKIGLIILIAYIFIGIFGGLLSPYSPTAYEFAANLPPSLAHPLGTTAYGQDVFSQILTGIGPTLAVGFLTGIIATGISVLAGLSAGFSSEGVSSAINAVTNVFLVIPGIVIIMLFGAFFLGDHTSLGYIAMIVILSLTGWAWGARTLRSQALSTAKNDFITSSLLIGEKRLSIIFRQIIRAMLPIIVSNFFFTAIYGVMGLTFVEYLGVGNLLEVNLGTTLYWAINNQAYITGEWWWIMPPSILISLLMFTFVLINFGVDEVSNPSLRKY
- a CDS encoding TrmB family transcriptional regulator, with product MDNAEQFEQDLMRFGLSKYESKVLIALLVHGPQTASGVVKLSGIPQPRIYDVFSSLSRKGFVESTSGRKKLYRAIPVQSSLGKYVNDMDKFVKRLDVEIESIKSIKPVKAYYIWTIEGPQNIDARIESMVHQARSEIILSVDRRKLRNNLQAIRNASDHGITVALVVFDDVDQETINLIPSDVIVNRRAGRAAEIVMVDRALGLVDLGIADDPEDYAIYFDDNKMLHLLSYYFYLMVWQNNRDTLRIPKLSHYTLNNIWLTCEIIDSFIKDNISLSGEVDGIMNGTAIHLIGKVTGTKVLPGVQQTFFLECADRTYSVGGKTAVIEDVRMSKITLKMQYGK
- the bgaS gene encoding beta-galactosidase BgaS translates to MLPNGFKLGFSESGFQFEMGLSDPDTNSDWYAWCHDRRNMDLGYVSRDLPENGVAYWDKFQEDHDLASSIGMNAARLGIEWSRIFPKPTYDVKLNAEFSKGRMISAEIEDNELEKLDKIANSAALNHYRRIFEDWKNRNKFLVINLYHWSIPIWLNDPSRIPYDQKERALGGSFDREVTLEYLKYAAYIAWKFDDLADMWSTMNEPNMVFQYCSTDRSRKATDQRKRDFAEAHARAYDLIKRISKKPVGVIYANGDLQPLSPSDEEAVKLARYNIRFSFFDYIIRGDGQWLSTKDGGESGVPDIMDDMVGKTDWIGVNYYSRDMVRSNGAGWEIVPGYGHATGQQPLSLDGRSVSETGWEIYPEGIYNVVMEYQKRYSVQMMVTENGMADATDKFRPRYLVSHISQLERAIEDGANLKGYFHWALTDNFEWASGFSKKFGLFGVDLRTKQRQLRPSALIFSRLSENNGVPDNLRWMTEEKI